In Bacteroidota bacterium, the genomic window CAACAAAATTTTAATTGCTATATCCCCTATGGGAGGAGAGCGTCTTAGAAAACTTACAGAGTTTAAGAATAATCTGGAAAGCATGAATTTTACAGTAAACATTAAAGAGCATCCGCTTCAATCATCGATGGAAAAACCTCTTACAGGTTTTAATAAGATAACAGGTGATTTATATACTATACTAACCTCGGATGAATACGATATTGTAATGTGTGATACTTCTACAAGCCTTTTAGATGCAATATTTTTTAAAAAATATGTTATGTTTTTTTCACCGGAAAACACGACTATTCATTACACGGATAATATTTATTCTAAACATTTAAGAAATTTTGCTGACGAATATATATCAATTAACACGAAACAAGACTTACAAAGCAAATTAAACATTTCAGACCAGGAAAACCTGTTCAGTCAGTTAGTTTCTCCCGGTGTCAACAATTTAAATATGCTTAATTGAATATTTTATTTGTAAATACATCTGAATTTAGCCGTAATGCCGGAGGAGTTGGCACTGTTACTTATGCATTAACGAAGGAGTTTTTAAAAAAAGAGTGTAATGTATATTATATGTCCTTAAAAAAAGGTGATGAAAAGCTGACAGACTTTAACGGCATTCGTCACTTTTTTATTCCAGATGAGACCAATTTTATTGCACCGGAGAATACAAATTTTATAAAACAATTACTCAATAAGTACGATATAGATATTATAATTAATCAGGCCGGCTTTAATGTTCCTGCTTTGAAAGGGTTGAACGCTGCAAAAAATGAAAAAGTAAAAATAATTACAGTACACCATAATTGTATTTTATGTCTTTATAAGAATTACCGCCATATAATTACGAAAAGTTATGGCAGTCATAGATTTTTTAAACTTATTAATAATCCAATCGGATGGTTTTTACTAAACATTCAATTTAAGATTAAACATTCCGGATACTTTAAATTTATAATCAATAATTCCGATAAACTTGCTTTGCTTTCGGTAAATTTTATAGAAGAGCTTAAGTTTTTTGTAAAAAATTTACCTGAAGATAAAGTAGTAGCTATTTCCAATCCTGCGCCTTATGAAGCTGTACCGGGTATCGAAGATAAGAAAGAAAATATTTTATTATATATAGGAAGAATTGAATATCAGCAAAAAAGAACTGATTTATTACTTGAAATTTGGAAATTACTTTATAAAAAACATCCCGACTGGAAACTGGAAGTTATCGGTGAAGGACCGGCAAGAAATGATTTAGAGAAAAAAATCAAATCTGAAAACATAGAGAGAGTGACATTCCATGGTTTTCAGGACCCCAAAGCGCTGCTGGAAAAAGCAAAATTTTTTTGTATGACTTCTGCTTTTGAAGGCTACGGAATGGTTTTAGTTGAATCTCAGGCATACGGAGTTGTCCCCTTCGCTTTCGATTGTTTTACCGGATTAAATGAAATAATAAAAAATGGCTCTACAGGTAAAGTTATCAAACCATTTGATATAAATGAATATGCTTCAGAACTGGAAAAATTAATGACAAATGAATCTGAAAGAATGAAAATAGCCATTGAGGGACAAAAAGCTGTTGAAAAGTTCAATGCTTCTAAAATTGCTGATGAGTGGATTAATTTATTTAAAAAACTATTGAATAGTAAACCTATCAGATGATAAGAAACGCCAGAAATAAATTATCCCTTTACATATTCTTTTTTATTTGGCCTTTTGCCGGGTTTTTATATGCTGCGAAGAAAATACTAAATAAAAATTACCATTTTGTAATTCTTATGTTTGCTTTTCTATTCGGGTATAGCGTATATGCTTTTAACGGCGATATTGTTTCTTACGCAGATAGTTATGAGGAAGTTTGCAAATATGACTATGCGGATTACTGGTACCTGTTGGTACACACATATTCATCTGACAGACTGGCAGATTATAATGCAAATACGGTTACTACTCAGGCTGATATCTATGCACTAACCTTACAATTTTTACTAAGCAGAGTTACAGATAATCCAAGATGGTTCTGGGGTATTGTCTCAGTAATTTATACGTATCTTGTTCTGAAATTTATTCTGGAAGCTGCTTCTTTACTGGAAGGTAAGTCATCTAAAATTCAAAAAATATTTTTTGCGGCTTTATTACTGACAGTGCCGTTCTATGTAGGTGTAACGGGGATAAGATTTTGGACTGCGTTGTTTTTATTTATGATTTATGCAATAAAATTTATTAAGAAGGGAGATATAGTCTACTTTTTTATAGCATTCAGTTCTGTTTTTATACATTATACATTTTTAGTACCCGTTATTTTATTATTGATATACAGATTTGTTCGGCTTTCCAGATTATTAACATATACTTTAATCTTAGTCTCGGTAGCTTTCTTTTCTTTAACAACTGCTACAACATCTCTTAATTTTATAAAAAACCTCACCTCAAATTTTGATGAGACAAGGATTGATTCTATAACCGATAATTATACTAATGTTGATATTTACTCGGATGTAGTTGATCAGAATGATGTTGCTAACTGGTATGTTAAACTTGACGGTGTCGGTTTTTTATACTTTCTTATAGGGATATTCCTTCTTGAATATTCAGGTCTTTTTAAGTGGAAAAAAAATGAATTTATCGAGAGGCTTGAACCTTTTCATGTTATAATATTTTGTATCTCGTTAATTACATTTAATCTCGGTTCTATCGGAAGATTTTGTTATATATTTTATTTAGTCAGTTTGCTGCGGCTTGCAATATTAGCAGGATTAAACCCACATAACAGAATTTTAAAAACACTGGGATATATCACTTTGCCATTATTAATAATACACGTTCTGCTTTCCTGCCGCGCGGGATTCTATTTCGTAGACCCTCTTTTACTGGTGGGAAACCCGGTTATTCTTATTTTTATGCAATCAAGTATAAGTCTTTCAGAATTAATTGTCGGACATTAATATTTTCACAAAATTTTAAACATGCAATTAAATTCTGAATTTCTGAAAAATGGATTTACTAATTTCTTAGGGTGGAAAACAAGCCGTAAGATATTAGTAATTGAATCGGATGATTGGGGCACAAATAGAATGCCTTGCAAAAAAGTATTTGATATTTTAGATAAGAAAGGTTTTAAGCTGGATTCGCATTACAACAGACTGGATACCTTAGAGACCGGAAAAGATTTAGAAATGTTGTTTGAAGTATTAAGTTCTGTAAAAAATTCAACTAACGTTAGCCCGGTGATGACTGCTAATTATTTAGTAGCAAATCCGGATTTCGATAAGATCAGAGAGCATAATTTTGAAAATTATTTCTATGAAACTTTAACAGAGTCCTCTGTTAAGAATCCCTCAGTTAAGGAATCTATGGAGATTATGAGAAGCGGAATTGAAAACAAACTCTTTTTTCCGCAATTTCATGGCAGGGAGCATCTCAATTTCAGAACCTGGATGCATGCTTTAAGATCTAACCACCAGCAAACAAAAATTGGATTTGATTACGGATTTTTTTCTTTGAAAACCGATTCTGAATTTTCTAAAAGAGGCCACTATCTGACCGCATTAGATTTATATTCTTCTAAAGATTTACAGGAAGTGGAAGACGCACTTACAGACGGAATAAATATATTTGAAACGATATTCGGATATCGCCCAAAATCTTTCATTGCTCCAAATTATGTCTGGCATAAAGATATTGAAAAATCTTTGAAAAGTGCAGGAGTAGATTTCATTCAGGGACAGAGAAATCAGGTTTCACCTATTTTAGATAAAAACAACTACAAATCTATTTTTCATTACACCGGACAAAGTAATATTCATAATCAGAAATATTTAGTCCGGAATGTTCACTTTGAACCCTCTTCTGATGAGTCAATTGATTGGGTTAATCAATGCTTAAAAAATATTTCAGAAGCATTTTTCCTAAAAACTCCATGCATTCTCTCAACTCACAGAGTTAATTTTATAGGGACTATTTCCCCTGAAAACAGAGGAAATAATTTAAGAAAGTTTAAAATACTTTTACAGGAAATCATAAAAAGATGGCCTCAAGTAGAATTTCTGAGCACAGTTCAGCTTGGAGAATTAATTCAGAATAAAAAATAATATGTGTGGAATTACCGGTTACATAGATTTTAATAATACTACCCCCTCCGGTGTTTTAGACAAAATGGTAAAAACTATTGCCCATCGAGGCCCTGATGATTGCGGCTCAGAAATATTTAATCTGAGCAGCGCTCAAATAGGCTTAGGGCATACAAGATTATCAATTATTGACCTTTCTTCCTGCGGTCATCAGCCAATGCATTTTAAGGATTTATGTATCACTTATAATGGAGAGATTTATAATTATCTCGAAATAAAAAAGGAATTGGTTGAGCTTGGTCATAAATTTAATACGGGTTCCGATACGGAAGTAATTCTTCATGCCTATGATGAATGGGGTATAAAAGCAGTTGACAGATTTATTGGGATGTTTGCAATTGTGTTATTTGATAAAAAGAAAGAAGAAATTATTTTGATCCGTGACAGAGCCGGGGTTAAGCCTCTCTATTATTATTTTAAAGACGGCATTTTTATCTTTGGCTCTGAACTAAAATCTTTCCATAAACATCCAGGCTTTAAGAAGGAAATTGATTTGAGCGCTTTGTCTCTATATTTTGATTTCGGATATATTCCTTCCCCATTTTCAATTTTTAAAAATTGTTTTAAACTTGAACCCGGTCATTATTTAAATCTCAGATTATCGAATCAAGAATTAAAAAATAGTACTTATTGGGATGTAAGAGATTTTTACAAAAAAGATAAACTAAAATTAAGTTATCCCGAAGCGAAAAGAGAACTTCATGAAATTCTTGAATCAGCATTTAAATACAGAATGGTATCTGATGTTCCGGTCGGAGTTTTTTTAAGCGGCGGATATGATAGCACTGCAGTTGCTGCATTACTTCAGAGAGAACTTTCAGGAAAGCTTAAGACTTTTACAATAGGATTTAGTGAAGGTAATAACGAAGCACCTTTTGCTCAGGCATCTGCTAAATATATAGGAACTGACCACACAGAATTTTATTGTACTACAACTGAAGCACAGTCTATAATTCCAAAACTTTCTTACTATTACGATGAACCTTTTGCAGATAGTTCTGCAATACCGACAATGCTAATAAGTAAACTTGCAAGAGAACAAGTTACTGTTGCTTTATCGGCAGATGGCGGAGATGAGTTATTTGCCGGATATTACAGTTATGTTTCTCTCTGGCAAAAGATGGATTTGATTAACAGAATTCCTCCTAAATTCAAAGGAAATGCAAAGTTCTTTTTCGCGATAGCTGAAAAATTAATTCCTGATTCAAAAATAAGTCTAACACATAAAATTAACAGTGTTTCGAAAGCACTAAATACGGATAACAATCAGCAGGCAATTGATTTATTCCGAATGATGAACAGCCTTCCGGAATCTTATAGAAAAAGTATATTCAATCAAAGCTTCGAAGAATATACACACGGGTTTTATCAGGAAAGCGGCGGTTATAAAAATGCTATGGAAATTGTGCTTGCTGCGAATTTTCAGATGTACTTGCAAAACGATATACTTACAAAGGTAGATAGGGCAACAATGTCTGTTGCTTTGGAAGGCAGAGAACCTTTATTGGATCATCGATTAGTTGAGTTTGCTGCTCAGATACCATTTGAGTATAAATCTGACGGTCACATAGGGAAACGCATATTGAAAGATATCTTACATGAATATGTTCCGCAATCTATGATGAACAGACCTAAATCCGGTTTTTCATTGCCAATCAATAACTGGCTAAAAAATGATTTAAGTTATCTGATAAAAATTTATTTAAATGAAAAAGCACTGTCTGAATCCGGATTATTTAATACAAACTTTATCACAAATCTTGTAAAAATGTTTGAAAATGATAAGCTGCATTACAACTCTCTTATCTGGAGATTATTGATGTTTCAGATGTGGTACAAAGAATGGATGTGATAAATTAACATTATAAAATTTATTAATGAATTATACTCCTAAAAAAATATTAATAACAGGCACTGCAGGGTTTATAGGATTTCATCTTGTAAAATTGTTATCTGAACAGGATGTTACTATTACCGGATTAGATAATATAAATGGATATTATGATACACAATTGAAAATTGACCGTCTGTCCGAAACCGGAATTGATATTAATGATTCATCTGAAACCATTCAAAGCACTAAATACAAAAATTATAGATTTCTAAAATTAGATGTAACTGACACTGAAAAAATCAGTAAGCTTTTTAAGGAAGAAAAATTCGATACAGTTGTACACTTAGCTGCTCAGGCCGGAGTAAGATATTCAATTACAAACCCTGAAATATATGTACATTCGAATATAATAGGATTTCTGAATATACTTGAATGCTGTAAAAATAATGATGTTAGGCATTTAATATATGCATCAAGCTCATCTGTATATGGTAACAATGAGAAAGTGCCATTCTCAGAAACAGATTCAGTAGATTTCCCCGTAAGCATGTATGCTGCTACTAAAAAAAGTAATGAATTAATGGCTCATACTTACAATCACGTGCATAAACTCCCTTCAACCGGACTAAGATTTTTCACTGTTTATGGTCCATGGGGTAGACCTGATATGGCTCCTTACTTATTCACGAAATCCATTATGGATGAAATACCAATCAAAGTCTTCAATAACGGTGATTTATATCGTGACTTTACTTATATAGATGATATAGTTTGCGGAATTCAAAAAGTCGTGTTAGCAGGACCGAACTCACAGGGATATGCGGTTTACAATATAGGAAATAATAAACCGGTTCATCTACTGGAGTTTATAAATGTAATCGAAAAGTTCACGGGTAAAACAGCAGTAAAAAAATGGTTACCTATGCAGCCGGGAGATGTATATAAAACTTATGCAGATATTAGCGCTCTCTCTGAAGCAGTTGGTTACAAACCGGAAATTGATATCGATGAAGGTATTGAGAAATATGTAAAATGGTTCAAAGAATATTATAAATAATTTTTTCAATAAATATATTTTAACATAATATGTGCGGTATAGCAGGATTGATAATTAAGTCCGGACAAAATTACGATTTCACAAAATTCAGAGATGCAACAAAATTAATGTCTCATAGGGGGCCTGATAATTTTGGAGAATATTACAGCGGCAATCTTGCGCTTTT contains:
- a CDS encoding glycosyltransferase, which produces MNILFVNTSEFSRNAGGVGTVTYALTKEFLKKECNVYYMSLKKGDEKLTDFNGIRHFFIPDETNFIAPENTNFIKQLLNKYDIDIIINQAGFNVPALKGLNAAKNEKVKIITVHHNCILCLYKNYRHIITKSYGSHRFFKLINNPIGWFLLNIQFKIKHSGYFKFIINNSDKLALLSVNFIEELKFFVKNLPEDKVVAISNPAPYEAVPGIEDKKENILLYIGRIEYQQKRTDLLLEIWKLLYKKHPDWKLEVIGEGPARNDLEKKIKSENIERVTFHGFQDPKALLEKAKFFCMTSAFEGYGMVLVESQAYGVVPFAFDCFTGLNEIIKNGSTGKVIKPFDINEYASELEKLMTNESERMKIAIEGQKAVEKFNASKIADEWINLFKKLLNSKPIR
- a CDS encoding GDP-mannose 4,6-dehydratase, with protein sequence MNYTPKKILITGTAGFIGFHLVKLLSEQDVTITGLDNINGYYDTQLKIDRLSETGIDINDSSETIQSTKYKNYRFLKLDVTDTEKISKLFKEEKFDTVVHLAAQAGVRYSITNPEIYVHSNIIGFLNILECCKNNDVRHLIYASSSSVYGNNEKVPFSETDSVDFPVSMYAATKKSNELMAHTYNHVHKLPSTGLRFFTVYGPWGRPDMAPYLFTKSIMDEIPIKVFNNGDLYRDFTYIDDIVCGIQKVVLAGPNSQGYAVYNIGNNKPVHLLEFINVIEKFTGKTAVKKWLPMQPGDVYKTYADISALSEAVGYKPEIDIDEGIEKYVKWFKEYYK
- a CDS encoding EpsG family protein gives rise to the protein MFAFLFGYSVYAFNGDIVSYADSYEEVCKYDYADYWYLLVHTYSSDRLADYNANTVTTQADIYALTLQFLLSRVTDNPRWFWGIVSVIYTYLVLKFILEAASLLEGKSSKIQKIFFAALLLTVPFYVGVTGIRFWTALFLFMIYAIKFIKKGDIVYFFIAFSSVFIHYTFLVPVILLLIYRFVRLSRLLTYTLILVSVAFFSLTTATTSLNFIKNLTSNFDETRIDSITDNYTNVDIYSDVVDQNDVANWYVKLDGVGFLYFLIGIFLLEYSGLFKWKKNEFIERLEPFHVIIFCISLITFNLGSIGRFCYIFYLVSLLRLAILAGLNPHNRILKTLGYITLPLLIIHVLLSCRAGFYFVDPLLLVGNPVILIFMQSSISLSELIVGH
- the asnB gene encoding asparagine synthase (glutamine-hydrolyzing), which produces MCGITGYIDFNNTTPSGVLDKMVKTIAHRGPDDCGSEIFNLSSAQIGLGHTRLSIIDLSSCGHQPMHFKDLCITYNGEIYNYLEIKKELVELGHKFNTGSDTEVILHAYDEWGIKAVDRFIGMFAIVLFDKKKEEIILIRDRAGVKPLYYYFKDGIFIFGSELKSFHKHPGFKKEIDLSALSLYFDFGYIPSPFSIFKNCFKLEPGHYLNLRLSNQELKNSTYWDVRDFYKKDKLKLSYPEAKRELHEILESAFKYRMVSDVPVGVFLSGGYDSTAVAALLQRELSGKLKTFTIGFSEGNNEAPFAQASAKYIGTDHTEFYCTTTEAQSIIPKLSYYYDEPFADSSAIPTMLISKLAREQVTVALSADGGDELFAGYYSYVSLWQKMDLINRIPPKFKGNAKFFFAIAEKLIPDSKISLTHKINSVSKALNTDNNQQAIDLFRMMNSLPESYRKSIFNQSFEEYTHGFYQESGGYKNAMEIVLAANFQMYLQNDILTKVDRATMSVALEGREPLLDHRLVEFAAQIPFEYKSDGHIGKRILKDILHEYVPQSMMNRPKSGFSLPINNWLKNDLSYLIKIYLNEKALSESGLFNTNFITNLVKMFENDKLHYNSLIWRLLMFQMWYKEWM